The Pedobacter roseus genome contains a region encoding:
- a CDS encoding MBL fold metallo-hydrolase translates to MRQPQFGAEPAGERLTRIEKSSHYKNGQFHNQIEKPTISEGYSIAGEIYSTLFKSHPRTSPVDHIPSIKTNLFNIPLDSNVLVWFGHSSCFIQLDGKRILIDPVFSERASPLPWGPKAYEGSNIYTAADIPTIDYLIISHDHYDHLDYQTVVALRDKVKHVICGLGVGAHFEYWGYPEEKLIEKDWNEQINIDSNYTIYTAPTHHESGRGLRSAKTLWMSYIIQSPSMKIYYSGDGGYDNHYAEAGKKFGPIDLAIIENGQYDKAWRSVHNLPEDVLQAAKDLKAKSVLPVHSSKFTLGKHPWDEPLIKIYELTKANHIPLLTPMIGEIVYLDHRKQLFKQWWRGIK, encoded by the coding sequence ATGCGGCAACCGCAATTTGGTGCTGAACCTGCAGGAGAAAGATTGACAAGGATAGAAAAATCATCTCATTACAAAAATGGACAATTCCATAACCAGATTGAAAAACCAACCATTTCGGAAGGCTATAGTATCGCAGGGGAAATTTATTCCACATTATTTAAAAGCCACCCCAGAACAAGTCCTGTAGATCATATTCCTTCTATCAAAACAAACCTCTTCAACATACCTTTAGACTCGAATGTACTGGTATGGTTTGGTCATTCCTCATGTTTTATCCAGTTGGATGGCAAAAGGATTTTGATTGACCCTGTCTTCAGCGAACGTGCGTCGCCATTGCCATGGGGCCCAAAAGCCTATGAAGGGAGTAATATTTACACCGCAGCGGATATTCCTACAATTGATTACTTGATCATTTCGCATGATCATTATGATCACCTGGATTACCAAACGGTGGTAGCGCTAAGAGATAAGGTAAAACACGTGATCTGCGGGCTGGGTGTAGGCGCACATTTCGAATATTGGGGTTATCCGGAAGAAAAATTGATCGAAAAAGACTGGAACGAGCAAATTAACATAGACTCGAATTATACCATTTACACCGCCCCTACCCACCACGAATCTGGTCGAGGCTTGCGTAGTGCAAAAACACTTTGGATGTCTTACATCATCCAATCTCCATCCATGAAAATATACTACAGTGGAGATGGCGGTTATGATAACCATTATGCCGAGGCGGGTAAAAAATTTGGCCCGATTGATTTGGCTATTATCGAAAACGGTCAATACGATAAAGCCTGGCGTTCGGTACATAACTTACCCGAAGATGTGCTGCAGGCGGCAAAAGATTTAAAAGCCAAAAGTGTTTTACCAGTCCATTCCTCTAAATTTACCTTGGGCAAACATCCATGGGACGAACCTTTGATCAAAATTTATGAACTCACCAAAGCAAACCATATTCCTTTACTTACTCCGATGATTGGAGAAATTGTATATCTTGATCATAGAAAGCAGCTGTTTAAGCAATGGTGGCGCGGAATTAAATAA
- a CDS encoding quinone-dependent dihydroorotate dehydrogenase, which yields MYRLIKPIFFKFDPENVHYFVVKRLKWFNDKFPLGKTIIRSSFDVHIKGLEREVFGIKFRNPVGLAAGFDKNGEYVEPLSNLGFGFIEVGTVTPMPQPGNDKPRMFRLPNDEALINRMGFNNKGVDVMAERLRLLKDKHPDIVVGGNIGKNKATPNEDAVSDYIKCFDRLFDVVDYFVVNVSSPNTPGLRELQEKEPLKKILNTLQQRNRKNDISRPILLKIAPDLTDAQLDDIIEIVAETKIAGIIATNTTISRENLATEKDLKAQTGGLSGKPVKERSTEVIRYLSEKSNKAFPIIGVGGIHSAKDAKEKLDAGASLVQLYTGFIYEGPGLIKSICKELV from the coding sequence CCTTATTAAACCAATATTCTTCAAATTTGACCCTGAAAACGTACATTATTTTGTAGTTAAGCGGTTAAAGTGGTTTAATGACAAGTTTCCTTTGGGTAAAACCATTATCAGGAGCAGCTTTGATGTTCATATTAAAGGATTAGAACGCGAAGTTTTCGGCATAAAATTTAGGAATCCTGTTGGTTTAGCTGCCGGATTTGATAAAAACGGCGAATATGTGGAGCCATTAAGTAATTTAGGTTTTGGCTTTATCGAAGTAGGTACAGTAACGCCAATGCCACAACCAGGCAACGATAAACCCCGTATGTTCCGCTTGCCTAATGATGAAGCGCTGATTAACCGGATGGGCTTTAACAATAAAGGGGTAGATGTAATGGCGGAGCGTTTACGTTTGCTAAAAGATAAACATCCTGACATTGTGGTGGGTGGAAACATCGGAAAAAACAAGGCTACGCCAAATGAAGATGCGGTAAGCGACTATATTAAATGTTTCGACCGTTTGTTTGATGTGGTAGATTATTTTGTGGTGAATGTAAGTTCGCCAAATACCCCGGGCTTACGCGAGCTTCAGGAGAAAGAGCCGCTTAAAAAAATTCTTAATACCTTACAGCAACGCAATCGTAAAAACGATATTTCGCGTCCGATTTTATTAAAAATAGCGCCCGATTTAACTGATGCACAATTGGATGATATCATCGAAATTGTTGCTGAAACCAAAATTGCAGGTATTATTGCTACCAATACCACCATCAGCAGGGAAAATCTGGCTACTGAGAAAGATTTGAAAGCACAAACGGGAGGCTTAAGCGGTAAACCTGTTAAAGAACGTTCTACAGAAGTAATCCGATATCTTTCTGAGAAATCGAACAAAGCATTCCCTATTATCGGTGTGGGTGGAATTCATTCGGCTAAAGATGCCAAAGAAAAATTAGATGCTGGGGCTTCTTTAGTGCAGTTATATACTGGCTTTATTTATGAAGGACCGGGATTGATCAAAAGTATATGTAAAGAATTGGTTTAG
- a CDS encoding helix-turn-helix domain-containing protein, translated as MFTRVDKIKSCYIGPAISPEQFIAEHFFLYLIKGNIQGYDGNKRYNLAPGESCIVRKNHLARYNKQKEANQFEKVVVIFDEVFLRKFKDKHQPKLTGFSSENVFLKPKKSGFIADFLKTISPYYQSGGKIDVDHSDLRREELLNVILKSNPRYADIFFDFGIPGKIDLEAFMNKNYKFNVSNNRLAFLTGRSISAFKRDFKKIFNDTPGHWLLQKRLREAHFLIENKKHKPSEIYLDLGFEDLSHFSFAFKNRFGYNASSLST; from the coding sequence ATGTTTACTAGAGTAGATAAAATCAAATCCTGTTACATCGGCCCAGCCATTTCGCCTGAGCAGTTTATTGCCGAACACTTCTTTTTATACCTGATAAAAGGTAACATACAGGGCTATGATGGAAATAAACGCTATAACCTTGCACCTGGCGAAAGCTGCATAGTAAGAAAAAATCATTTAGCCCGTTACAATAAACAAAAAGAAGCCAATCAATTCGAAAAAGTGGTGGTTATTTTTGATGAGGTTTTTTTGAGGAAATTTAAGGATAAACATCAGCCAAAACTGACCGGATTCAGCTCAGAAAATGTATTTTTAAAACCAAAAAAAAGTGGCTTCATTGCTGATTTTCTAAAAACCATTAGTCCGTATTACCAAAGTGGTGGAAAAATCGATGTAGATCATTCAGATCTTAGAAGAGAGGAACTGCTAAATGTCATCCTAAAAAGCAATCCGCGCTATGCAGATATTTTTTTCGATTTCGGAATCCCCGGAAAAATAGACCTCGAAGCCTTTATGAACAAAAACTATAAATTCAATGTCAGTAATAATCGATTGGCATTTTTAACAGGCCGTAGTATTTCAGCTTTTAAAAGGGATTTTAAAAAGATATTTAACGATACGCCCGGCCACTGGCTCCTCCAGAAACGTTTGCGCGAAGCACATTTCCTGATTGAGAACAAAAAGCACAAACCTTCAGAAATTTACCTTGATCTTGGTTTTGAAGATCTGTCTCACTTTTCTTTTGCTTTTAAAAACAGGTTTGGGTACAATGCTTCCAGTTTATCAACATAG